TCTTGCCCGGATCCGAAACAAGTAGCCGGGTCTCCGTTTGAATCGGAACAATCCGTCTGCCCTGTATCGGCGACTTTTAAAGGGGAAGAATCCACTCCCGTTGCAAAAAAGAAAGAGTTGGAAGCGGGCACGTTTCCCGCAAAATCCTTAAATCCAACAACAGAAAGGCGAAACAAAAAAAGTTCCGGAAGCTTACTCTGTAAATCCAATCGGTAAGTCCTTGAATCCAACCACTGTCCGGCGGTTCCTTTGATGCTTGCACCCGTAGACCCTACTAACGTAGGGTCGGAAAATATTGCCATACTCGGAACTAAGGTCGTGGAAGTATCCATGTCCTTATCGAAAGTGAATGTGAAATACCTTTGATTGACTGGAAGATTAAAGTTATTCCCTGTTGGAGAGGCGGAGATAATAGGAACTACAGTATCCTTTACCAAAGTAAAGGTCGTATTTCCTACGTTCCCGGTCAAAGAAGAAGTGACGCAGATCCGAATCGTATAACTTCCATCCGTCGGAAGCGAAGCCGCAGTCACACCGCTTGTCTTTAGCGTATTGGCTGTGACCGTCCCGGAAGAAAGTTGAGTGCCATCGGAACAAGTATTGCTGTTTCTTCTTATGCTAAAGGATCCGGCGATATCACTTTTCCATTTGATTGTGCTTGAAGTTGAACTTTTTAAATATTGTGCGCTCTGAGAGGTGATCGTAATCGTAGGATTTCCCGTAAATACGGTATAAACCGACGGAGAGCTCACGGTTCCGACGTTACCCGCTCCGTCTACTGCGATCGCTTTTACTGTCGAGATCGCGTTATCCGAAACGGGAAATGCATTCGTAAATAAAAAGGAATTCGCGTCCGGAGTTCCGTCTGAAAAAATTCCAGGATCCAAACCGCCGATTCTATAGGCGATTTGGCTACAACTGGATCCGCCTAAATCGGAACAAGTCAAAGAGATGTTTGGAATCGATAATCCATAAATTCCCGTATTCGGGGTAAATGAGATCGAGGTGGGAGGAATGTCGTCTCGAATTGCATCCAATTCTACTTTATCCCAATTAGATCCGTTTTCGGGAGATTCTAAACAAAGTATAATTCGATTCGCTCCTGCCAAGAGGGGATTGGTTCCGTCATCCGCATGGATCCGGTTTACTAGGGAGGTTGACTTAGAAACTGCCCCGCTTCCAATCACCGTTCCATCCTGGCAATTTGTCGCGTTCAATCGCAATCGATAATATGAATCTAGGTTCGTGGACCAACTCACGTCCTTAAAGTTAATCGCACCCGTGTTCGAACTAACGTAGAATCTGGCATCCGAATTTAGGACGATCTTGCCTGTTTCCGGTATTTGCGTCGGATTCGATTTTGGAAAATCGATGCCAGAGAATTGAAACAGCAACGGAGCTTTGTGTCCTTTATTCAAACACCCGAGGGTAAAAAAATATATAAGTAAGCAAAAATAATTAGCATAAGATCTCTTTTTCAAATGTTGTCTTGCTACAGTATAATTTTCCATAGAACCCTCCAACAACATCTCTCTATGTGCGGTCTAATCGATAACTGAAAAGGAATCTAACGTACAAACGATCAAAGCGCATCCCTAACTATAAATAAGGACAGCCCTGATTATAAGCCGTTTGGAAAGGCTAAAAAGCGGAGAAGACATCTATCTTTTTTCCGTTCTTTGAACGTTAAGAATCGAAAGACACGGATTTAGGTCTCACAACCGGTCAAAGAATTTAGAAGAATTGGAATGAAAAACAATCCTATTAGTACTTGCCCAATTCGATCAGAAAGAGAAGTTTAGAAGTGTATGAAAGTCAAGATCACAGAAGTCGGACCAAGAGACGGACTACAAAACGAAAAAGTCCCGGTATCCACGAAGGATAAATTCGAATATATTCAACTCCTCGTCCGAGCCGGTTTGACAAACATCGAAGCAACTTCTTTTGTTAAAAAAGAATCCATTCCTCAGTTGGCAGACGCAGCCGAGCTTTCCGCGCTCTTAAATCTGAACGGACCCGTTCAATTCTCCGCACTCACACCCAACATAAAAGGATACGAAGCCGCTAAAAACGCGGGTTATAAAGAAGTGGCCGTATTCACCGCCGCGTCGGAATCATTTACAAAAAAGAATATCAATCGAACGATCGAAGAATCCGTCGAAGGCTTTAAAGAAATCTTTAAACTGGCTCAACAAGACGGAATCCGGGTTCGCGGTTACGTCTCGACCGTGATCGATTGTCCTTACGAGGGTAAGATCGATCCTAGAAAAGTTTTGGAAGTTTCCAAAATTCTTTTGGATCAAGGAGCATACGAAATTTCTCTCGGAGAAACGATTGGCACGGGAGTTCCCGCAGAAGTCGAAAGATTGTTGGAACTTCTTCTCAAAGAAATTCCGGCCAATAAATTAGCGGGACATTTCCACGATACATACGGAATGGCGATCGCGAATGTAGAGAAAGCATTTTCTATGGGAATCCGTTCTTTCGACTCTTCCTCCGGAGGACTTGGAGGTTGCCCCTACGCAAAGGGCGCGGCTGGGAATTTAGCGACCGATGATCTCGTTTATTTTTTGGAAAAGTCGGGAGTTCCCACAGGAATCGATCCGAGTCTTCTCTGGGAAGCTTCCGCTTTTATGGAAAAAGCAGTCTCTCGAGACCTTCAATCCCGTACCTATATAGCAACTAAGAAAAAAAGAGAAGTTTGAATCTCAATCCCGCAGACCAAAAGCTTAGAAAGACACTTGAAAAAATCTTCGAGAAGTACGAATCTCCTGAATTCCTTTCCAGTGATCCGATAGAGTTCCCACATTCTTATACAAATCCTAGAGACCGGGAAATAGCCGGCTTTATCGCGGCCCTCTTTTCTTATGGAAATGTCAAAGCCATCAAGAACCATCTTAGACATCTCTTCTCAATTTGTGGGAACTCCCCTCATTCCTTTCTCCTAACGCAGGACCTCTCTTTCATTCGAAAAGAACTCAAACCCTACCGATTTCAAAAATCCGCCGACATACTCCTCTTTCTCCGAACCCTCCAAGAATGTCTTCAAAACGAACCGACCCAAAGTCTGGAACCCCTCTTCTTTCTTCCTCGGGAAGGAGAATTCAACCTCACCCCACAAAAACAAAAACTTCTTGAACTCGGAGGAATTCTTCGCCAAAGAATTCTCTCTTTCCAAATTCGATTTAGGGCAATCTCGCAAAAAATAAATTCCAAAGGTGTGAGTTCCTACGGATACAAATTCCTAGTCGGGCAAGGGTTCAACACCTCGTCCCTCAAAAGATATTCGATGTATCTGCGTTGGATGGTCCGAAAGAATTTCCCTGATCTGGGAATTTACGATTCCATCTCTCAGGAGGAACTACTCTATCCGCTTGATGTGCATATTCAAAGAATCGCAAGCGTTCTTGAGATCAGTTCCCGTAAAACACCGGATTGGAAAAAGGCGGAAGAAATCACGGCCTTCTTTCGAAAAATTTTTCCGGAAGATCCGGCGCGAGGAGATTTTGCGTTGAGTCGTTTGGGAATTTTAAGACAGTGCAAATCAAAATATGTGTTTGAACTCTGTGAGAGTTGTCAGATTCGAAACGTTTGCAAAGTCTTCGAAAGAAAGGATAAAAAGATATCTCAAGCCTAAGATTCTCTAAATCCGACTTCGCTTCCTTTGTCTTTTAGTATAATTCAATAAAGAACCTTCTCTCGAGTTCTTAAATCTCTCCATTGAATCGTACTTATTCTTAGAGAAAGAATTAAACTAGAATCGATTGAATTCTTCCTCTTAAATAAGAATTAAGATGCAAAGATCGGATCTTAAGGAAGCTTTTTCAACTTACAGGAAGAAGCCGCGATCAGACCCGAGTCGATATTGCTAGTCAACACGATCGAAGAAAGAATCGAATCCGCACACGCGTCTACTTTTTTCTTTTCATACAATGCAGAGGTATCCTTAGCGTCGATTCCCGCGACCGAATCGATGAAAGAAATGGACGTAAGACTTCCTAAACGATTGCTCGTAGTTCCGACGATCGTTACCATTCCTATAAAAACCGCATCCTGAAGCTGGAACGCAGCCTCTGTACTCTTTACGGTCTTAGAACCGACCAAATCATAAAATCCCGAACAAGAAAAAGTCATCGTTACGATCAGCAGAAACACAATCAGAATATTTTTCATCTATTTTTCAAACCTCATTACCAAATTTCAAAAGGATGTTTTTTCCTCCCATTTTGTCAATCAAACGGTAGGTTCTTTATCAGGATCGGACCACGTTAGAACTTAGAATATGAAATCGGCTTCGAGAGACATTCACAAAATTGAATATAGTTTTAAAACGAAAGAGGAAGGAAAATCAGTTTATCAAAAGTGAATATTGGGGAAGAAAGAAAGAGTGGTACCGCCAAGGGGAATTGAACCCCTGTTCCAAGAATGAAAATCTTGTGTCCTAACCACTAGACGATGGCGGCCTATAAGAACGTTCTCTTGAGTCGTCGGGGATTCGAACCCCGGACCCATTCCTTAAAAGGGAATTGCTCTACCAGCTGAGCTAACGACTCGAAGCGTTACGAAATACACGATATTTTTCGAGTGTCTTGGGTCAATCAAAAACGCTGAAAAAATACTCCGATTCTTTAAAAAGAATCCCCATGAATCGTGTCCTTACGATCCGGACCCGTTGATACGAGATTGATTTTCACCCCGATCAGTTTTTCCAAAGTGGAAATATAATCCTTACATTTCTCGGGAAGTTTTTGAAACTCACTGATTCCGGAAATGTCGGTCTTCCAACCCGGAAACTCTTCATAGACAACTTCTACTTTTTCCAAACACTGAGAAGGAAAACAATCCAGAGTTTTTCCATTGAGCTTATAACCGACCGCGACTGGAATCGAATCATAATCGGAAAGAATATCGATCTTTGTCAAAGCGATCGAAGTAATCCCATTGATCCGAACCGAATGTTTTAACATCTCCGCATCAAACCAACCACAACGTCTCGGACGTCCCGTCGTAGCGCCGAATTCTCCGCCCTTCTGACGAAGCGCTTCTCCGGGTTCTCCCAACAACTCGGTTGGAAAAGGACCTTCTCCCACTCTCGTAGTATAAGCTTTTGTAATTCCGATCACGTGTTTGAGATGTTGGAAAGAAATTCCGGTTCCGATCAGAGCCCCTCCGGTCGTAGGATTGGAACTCGTAACGTAAGGATAAGTCCCGAAATCCACGTCCAGACCGGTTCCTTGTGCGCCTTCCAGAAGAATTCTTTTTCCTCTTTTCAGTTCGTTGTCGAGGTAATATGCAGTATTTATAATGTTCTTCTTTACTTTGGAAAGAAAGAATTTCAGACCTTCGTTGATTTCGCTGTAGGAAACGGGAGGCATTCCGTAGAGTTTGTCCAACTCGCGATTTTTTTCTTCCACGAGATGTTTGAGACGGGATTGATAAGAATCGTCTAAAAGATCCCCTACCCTCAAACCCGTTCTCATCATCTTATCGGCGTAACAGACTCCGATCCCTTTTTTTGTGGTCCCGATCTTGTGTTCCTGGCTGAGAGTGGTTTCTCTCGCGGAATCGATCTGAGAATGATACGGAAACAAAAGATGACAAGCGTCGCTTAACAAAAGTTTGTCATAAACAGGAAAACCTTCCTTCTGAAGACGATCACATTCTTCTATAAAGAAAAGAGGATCCAAAACGACTCCGTTTCCGATCACACAGATCGTCTGGTCGTAGATCACTCCGGAAGGAACCAAATGAAACACATACTTCTTCCCGTGAACGACCACGGTATGACCGGCGTTCGCACCGCCCTGATAACGAACGATGATGTCCGTGTCCTTGGAGAGAAAGTCGATAACTTTCGCTTTTCCTTCATCACCCCATTGGGTTCCTACTACTAACGATGCGGGCATAGTTTTTCCTCAAATTGCTGGTTGGTAAAATTTCGTTTCATGATCTGAGATCGGAAAGAGGGGATTTTAAGGATGCCTCTAACGTATTCACCACGAGTGCGTAACCGCTTGCGTTCTTCTGAACTCCGGAAAACATTTCGTAGAGATGATCGTAGGCTCCTCCGGTAAGAACCGGATCCGGAGAACCTTGCAGATAACCTTGAAAGACAAATCCTGTATAATAATTCAAATCTCTCAAAAGGGAAAAGTCGATACAAAGATCGATCTTTCTCTTTTTAGAATCCCAAGCTTTTAAAAGCCAAGACGTCTCTTCCAGAACGACCCCGAGACTTTTTTTAAGATTTTCGGAAAGAGAATCCAGATTTAAAGAATTCTTCAAAGAATCCAGACTGAAGTTGAGAACGAGTGCGTTTAACAAACGGATGAGATTGGAATGATTCTTCTTTACTCCGAAAATTCTTTCGATCTCGTTTACGTTTTTCTGATATAACAAAGTGGAAAGAATTTCTATCTCGCTCTGGGTAAGAGAATATTCCTGAACGATGGAATGAAAGAGGTTAACGTTACCGAGCACGAGCGTCAGTTCATTCTCGAGAGGAAGAAGAGAAATGATCTCGTCCAATTCTTCCAAAATCCGAAGTGTGTTTTCTTTGCCCGAGGCTCCGATCGATTCCGCGCCGATCTGCAAAACTTCTTTTCGCGATACGCTCCCTTTGGCGGTTTCTCTAAAAATTCTTCCCACGTAGAAGATGTTCTGGTTTTCCTTCTGGTGCGAGAAACCGGCCATCCCCTTTACGGCTTGCACCGTTAAATCGATGCTCGGTGAGATTTCGTTTCCGGAAAGATCTCGGATTCGAAAGAGAGAAGAAGAATCGGGAGCTGAGACCGTCTGAAGAAAGGTCGAGCTGTAATCAAATGCGGGTAAGAATACTTCGGAATAGCCTTTTTTTTTAAGAACACCGGAGACGGTCTCGAGTAAGATGCGTCTGTCTTTGCTGTCTTCTGGACCAAGGAAGTGAAACCCGTCCGGGATCCATTTTTTCTGGCTGGGTTCTGGGAGTTTTTGATTCATGTTTTGGAAGACTTCAAGTTCCAATATACAGTTCAAAACCGAGACGTCAGATTTCAAACCTTTTTAAAAAAATAGAATGACAATTCCCATTCCAAACAGATGATTATCATCCGATTCAGCGGATTCTCTCCATCTTCCGATTTCTATCGACGATTTGGGCAAGTCCTTCTAAAAGGCGTTCCAGGGTTTACACCTGGAATTAGCAAGAATCCGATTCCGACTCGGAAATTTCTTTTCGGTCGGAGTAAACCGAAAACGACTTTAAGACCCCGATTCTCTTTCAAAGATCATATCGGAATGCGAACAACCCGGCTTCCATCTGGAACACACCGGATGAAAACGAATTTATATCGAAGTATCAGGAGTAAGATTGATGGCTGAGAAAGAATCCAGCGTTGGGAAATGGCAGAAAGAATTTTTCGAAAACATTCACTTGTTCAAACGTTCCGGAATGACGGAAGACGAAGCCAAGAAGATTCTTCAGAAGTTTTTATATTTGTCCTCCGTGACTCCAATGCCTCCGGTAATGGACGTATTCAAAGAACCGCATCTTCTCGAAACGGTCGGGGTTTATACTTCTCCGGAACAGAGATCCAGAGAGTTTATGATGGAGTTTCTTTCTCCGATCATGAAACAGTTTACGGTGGAAGGTGTGGACAATCTCAAATTGGTCCAACCCCTTCTCGGAAAATATCCGATCACTCTCATCTCAAATCACCTTTCGCACTTAGACGCGCCCGCAATCTTTCATCAGCTTTATAACTGTTCTCCCGAAGGAAAATCGATCGCGGAACAACTCGTTTTTATCGCGGGAAGACTCGCCTACGAACCGGACTTCACTCGTCTCGGACTTTATATGTTTGGAACTCTTTTGGTTTGTTCCAAAAGAGACATGGCGGATAACCCAAGTCTTTCGGACGTGATGACTAAGATCAACATGAGAGCGTTTCGCCATTCTCAAAAACTTCAGTCCGAAGGAAAGATCGTCGCGATCTTCCCGGAAGGAACTCGTTCGAGAGACGGAAGGCTGATGCCTTTTGTCGAAACCGTCTATCACTACGTTGCAAACAAGGTCATCATTCCGATCTCCTTGGAAAAGACTGACAAGATTCTTCCAACCACAAGCTTGTTGTTCAATCAGGTAAACGGAAAACTCGTCATCGGTAAACCGGTGTTAGTCGGAGAACTTTCCAGAAAACACATGGAAACTTTTCCGAAGAACGT
This is a stretch of genomic DNA from Leptospira tipperaryensis. It encodes these proteins:
- a CDS encoding TIGR02757 family protein is translated as MNLNPADQKLRKTLEKIFEKYESPEFLSSDPIEFPHSYTNPRDREIAGFIAALFSYGNVKAIKNHLRHLFSICGNSPHSFLLTQDLSFIRKELKPYRFQKSADILLFLRTLQECLQNEPTQSLEPLFFLPREGEFNLTPQKQKLLELGGILRQRILSFQIRFRAISQKINSKGVSSYGYKFLVGQGFNTSSLKRYSMYLRWMVRKNFPDLGIYDSISQEELLYPLDVHIQRIASVLEISSRKTPDWKKAEEITAFFRKIFPEDPARGDFALSRLGILRQCKSKYVFELCESCQIRNVCKVFERKDKKISQA
- a CDS encoding adenylosuccinate synthase; the encoded protein is MPASLVVGTQWGDEGKAKVIDFLSKDTDIIVRYQGGANAGHTVVVHGKKYVFHLVPSGVIYDQTICVIGNGVVLDPLFFIEECDRLQKEGFPVYDKLLLSDACHLLFPYHSQIDSARETTLSQEHKIGTTKKGIGVCYADKMMRTGLRVGDLLDDSYQSRLKHLVEEKNRELDKLYGMPPVSYSEINEGLKFFLSKVKKNIINTAYYLDNELKRGKRILLEGAQGTGLDVDFGTYPYVTSSNPTTGGALIGTGISFQHLKHVIGITKAYTTRVGEGPFPTELLGEPGEALRQKGGEFGATTGRPRRCGWFDAEMLKHSVRINGITSIALTKIDILSDYDSIPVAVGYKLNGKTLDCFPSQCLEKVEVVYEEFPGWKTDISGISEFQKLPEKCKDYISTLEKLIGVKINLVSTGPDRKDTIHGDSF
- a CDS encoding hydroxymethylglutaryl-CoA lyase — encoded protein: MKVKITEVGPRDGLQNEKVPVSTKDKFEYIQLLVRAGLTNIEATSFVKKESIPQLADAAELSALLNLNGPVQFSALTPNIKGYEAAKNAGYKEVAVFTAASESFTKKNINRTIEESVEGFKEIFKLAQQDGIRVRGYVSTVIDCPYEGKIDPRKVLEVSKILLDQGAYEISLGETIGTGVPAEVERLLELLLKEIPANKLAGHFHDTYGMAIANVEKAFSMGIRSFDSSSGGLGGCPYAKGAAGNLATDDLVYFLEKSGVPTGIDPSLLWEASAFMEKAVSRDLQSRTYIATKKKREV
- a CDS encoding TIGR04452 family lipoprotein, with the translated sequence MKNILIVFLLIVTMTFSCSGFYDLVGSKTVKSTEAAFQLQDAVFIGMVTIVGTTSNRLGSLTSISFIDSVAGIDAKDTSALYEKKKVDACADSILSSIVLTSNIDSGLIAASSCKLKKLP
- a CDS encoding ATP phosphoribosyltransferase regulatory subunit, whose amino-acid sequence is MNQKLPEPSQKKWIPDGFHFLGPEDSKDRRILLETVSGVLKKKGYSEVFLPAFDYSSTFLQTVSAPDSSSLFRIRDLSGNEISPSIDLTVQAVKGMAGFSHQKENQNIFYVGRIFRETAKGSVSRKEVLQIGAESIGASGKENTLRILEELDEIISLLPLENELTLVLGNVNLFHSIVQEYSLTQSEIEILSTLLYQKNVNEIERIFGVKKNHSNLIRLLNALVLNFSLDSLKNSLNLDSLSENLKKSLGVVLEETSWLLKAWDSKKRKIDLCIDFSLLRDLNYYTGFVFQGYLQGSPDPVLTGGAYDHLYEMFSGVQKNASGYALVVNTLEASLKSPLSDLRS